A region from the Nocardioides coralli genome encodes:
- a CDS encoding WXG100 family type VII secretion target: MNIDGLRVNHAGLDQAAQDLYNAVKEIDDRMNRLEGELAPLRSDWSGQAQGAYVAAKAKWDWAIEEMRNLLDDTSRTVHQSNAEYRAADQRGAASFEI; the protein is encoded by the coding sequence ATGAACATCGACGGACTGCGCGTCAACCACGCCGGCCTCGACCAGGCCGCCCAGGACCTCTACAACGCGGTCAAGGAGATCGACGACCGCATGAACCGCCTCGAGGGCGAGCTGGCACCGCTGCGCAGCGACTGGAGCGGCCAGGCGCAGGGCGCCTACGTCGCGGCGAAGGCGAAGTGGGACTGGGCGATCGAGGAGATGCGCAACCTCCTCGACGACACCAGCCGCACCGTCCACCAGTCCAACGCCGAGTACCGCGCCGCCGACCAGCGCGGTGCCGCGAGCTTCGAGATCTGA
- a CDS encoding S8 family serine peptidase: MLSSGAALLLATGLLVPLAAPAAADPGSACDAVGADVVSAESDLPSRPLQLLGVPRATELLEQRGITPGEGVGVAVIDSGVAPAARERMDVVAPRSWASGDHDSAHGTTVAGLVAGRPREDGKPIGVAPGARIVDLRVYTAPDDSDTGGIPSGEVVSALRWLARNAADLEVGVAVMAFDLGGDAPGLKRAVRRLVAADVVVVGAGGNRVDGTGEPAPPGEDARGTVYPAAYDEEVLAVGATGTGFTDDASTSVLLNSDIDVAVPTHQAVSVARNGRACYVEGVATSWAAGLAAGVVALARSAHPDLDAAQIQARLIRTADGSPEAQTRATGAGVLQPVEALTRRSGGDDDGDGLVHADSGAGRAEAPTDPVDPVAGVLADARWWGLLGGGLLVVALVLRPLLARRRS, from the coding sequence GTGCTGAGCTCGGGCGCGGCCCTGCTGCTCGCGACCGGTCTGCTCGTGCCGCTCGCGGCCCCCGCGGCGGCCGACCCCGGGTCGGCGTGCGACGCGGTCGGCGCCGACGTCGTCTCAGCTGAGTCCGACCTGCCGAGCCGCCCGCTCCAGCTGCTCGGCGTACCCCGCGCCACGGAGCTGCTGGAGCAGCGGGGGATCACGCCCGGCGAGGGCGTCGGCGTGGCCGTCATCGACTCCGGGGTCGCCCCGGCGGCCCGTGAGCGGATGGACGTCGTGGCGCCGCGGAGCTGGGCCAGCGGCGACCACGACAGCGCCCACGGCACCACGGTGGCGGGTCTGGTCGCCGGCCGTCCGCGGGAGGACGGCAAGCCGATCGGGGTGGCGCCGGGGGCGCGGATCGTCGATCTCCGGGTCTACACGGCCCCGGACGACAGCGACACCGGTGGCATCCCCTCCGGTGAGGTGGTGAGTGCGCTGCGCTGGCTGGCGAGGAACGCGGCAGACCTCGAGGTCGGCGTAGCGGTGATGGCCTTCGACCTGGGCGGCGACGCCCCCGGCCTGAAGCGCGCCGTACGCCGGCTGGTGGCTGCGGATGTGGTGGTGGTCGGCGCCGGTGGCAACCGCGTCGACGGAACGGGCGAGCCCGCCCCGCCCGGCGAGGACGCCCGCGGCACCGTCTACCCGGCGGCGTACGACGAGGAGGTGCTGGCGGTGGGTGCGACCGGCACCGGGTTCACCGACGACGCCAGCACCTCGGTGCTGCTCAACAGTGACATCGACGTCGCCGTCCCGACCCACCAGGCGGTGTCGGTGGCCCGCAACGGCCGGGCCTGCTACGTCGAGGGCGTGGCGACGTCGTGGGCCGCCGGCCTCGCGGCGGGCGTGGTCGCGCTGGCCCGGTCGGCCCACCCCGACCTGGACGCCGCCCAGATCCAGGCCCGTCTGATCCGGACGGCCGACGGCAGCCCGGAGGCACAGACGCGTGCCACCGGTGCCGGCGTGCTGCAACCCGTGGAGGCGTTGACCCGACGGTCCGGTGGCGACGACGACGGCGACGGCTTGGTGCACGCCGACAGCGGCGCGGGACGTGCGGAGGCTCCGACCGACCCGGTCGACCCCGTCGCCGGGGTGCTCGCCGACGCTCGCTGGTGGGGGCTGCTGGGGGGTGGCCTCCTGGTCGTCGCCCTGGTGCTGCGGCCGCTGCTGGCCCGGCGGCGCTCCTGA
- a CDS encoding DUF5063 domain-containing protein — protein MTETGAAPTADVGFAQQIADQVESFLLALRAIASENDGGRAISLLLLEISQILLAGARLGAQQDILPRSEYQPDVGPEADIDDMRLRLAGMLGDVDTYSFVFDPYVPEVVESQLSDDLTSIATDLENGLRHYRSGNITEALWWWQFSYVNSWGNLAGAALNALLSVVSHDRLDIDIEAEKEQIEAAEAVLDVDEPEV, from the coding sequence ATGACTGAGACAGGCGCTGCGCCGACAGCCGACGTCGGGTTCGCCCAGCAGATCGCCGACCAGGTCGAGTCGTTCCTGCTGGCGCTGCGGGCGATCGCCTCCGAGAACGACGGCGGCCGGGCCATCTCGCTGCTGCTGCTGGAGATCTCCCAGATCCTCCTCGCGGGGGCCCGCCTGGGCGCCCAGCAGGACATCCTGCCGCGCTCGGAGTACCAGCCCGACGTCGGACCCGAGGCCGACATCGACGACATGCGACTCCGCCTGGCCGGCATGCTCGGTGACGTCGACACCTACAGCTTCGTGTTCGACCCCTACGTGCCGGAGGTGGTCGAGAGCCAGCTCTCCGACGACCTGACCTCGATCGCCACCGACCTCGAGAACGGCCTGCGCCACTACCGCAGCGGCAACATCACCGAGGCGCTGTGGTGGTGGCAGTTCTCCTACGTCAACTCGTGGGGCAACCTGGCGGGTGCCGCGCTCAACGCGCTCCTGTCCGTGGTCTCCCACGACCGGCTCGACATCGACATCGAGGCCGAGAAGGAGCAGATCGAGGCTGCTGAGGCGGTGCTGGACGTCGACGAGCCCGAGGTCTGA
- a CDS encoding DNA polymerase III subunit gamma and tau — translation MESPLALYRRYRPETFADVIGQDHVTTPLRAALANNRVNHAYLFSGPRGCGKTTSARILARALNCAQAPTPDPCGECESCRDLARGGPGSIDVIEIDAASHGGVDDARELREKAFFAPVRSAYKVYIIDEAHMVTTQGFNALLKLVEEPPPHLRFIFATTEPEKVIPTIRSRTHHYPFRLIPPRSLAAYLSEICEQEGVSVEPAALPLIVRAGAGSARDSLSVLDQLLGGAGPEGITHDLATGLLGYTPTSLLDDVVDAFAAGDGAAVFGVVDRVIETGQDPRRFTEDLLRRLRDLVIVAAVPDAPASGLIDVSEDQADRLVAQAARFGPAELSRAADLVATGLTEMRGATAPRLLLELICARVLLPGADSSEAGVLARVDRLEKRAAIAGGAPSPAPVREDPAPEAAQHPVQPVDEEPTPPPEPVAEAAPPPPPPPAPDPEPVVPPAPVSEEPAVPAAATSGGLSLVEVRRLWPDVVEATKLRRRVAWMHLTQNSQVVAVDGNVLTLGFSNVGARDSFVNGGCDEILRQAAIDVAGVDWTVEAIVDPGAGGQPVAESSAPASPPAGEDAPPPPRPAADSSAAAREAIRETRPAGPPDADDGRPSAEADQAVHPDDPEADSSGLAGAELLQRELGAEVIEEIRHS, via the coding sequence GTGGAGTCACCACTCGCCCTCTACCGCCGCTATCGGCCCGAGACGTTCGCCGACGTCATCGGTCAGGACCACGTGACGACTCCGCTGCGTGCCGCGCTGGCCAACAACCGCGTCAACCACGCCTACCTGTTCTCGGGTCCGCGCGGCTGCGGCAAGACCACCTCGGCCCGGATCCTCGCCCGCGCCCTCAACTGCGCCCAGGCGCCGACGCCGGATCCCTGCGGCGAGTGCGAGAGCTGCCGCGACCTGGCCCGGGGAGGCCCCGGCTCGATCGACGTCATCGAGATCGACGCCGCCTCCCACGGTGGTGTCGACGACGCGCGCGAGCTGCGGGAGAAGGCGTTCTTCGCCCCCGTCCGGAGCGCCTACAAGGTCTACATCATCGACGAGGCCCACATGGTGACCACGCAGGGCTTCAACGCCCTGCTCAAGCTGGTCGAGGAGCCCCCGCCGCACCTGCGCTTCATCTTCGCGACGACCGAGCCGGAGAAGGTCATCCCGACCATCCGCTCCCGCACCCACCACTACCCCTTCCGGCTGATCCCGCCACGGTCGCTCGCGGCCTACCTCTCCGAGATCTGCGAGCAGGAGGGCGTCAGCGTCGAGCCGGCGGCGCTGCCGCTGATCGTCCGGGCGGGTGCCGGGTCGGCGCGCGACTCGCTCTCGGTGCTCGACCAGCTGCTGGGCGGGGCGGGTCCGGAGGGGATCACCCACGACCTGGCGACCGGCCTCCTCGGCTACACGCCCACCTCGCTCCTCGACGACGTCGTCGACGCGTTCGCCGCCGGTGACGGCGCCGCGGTGTTCGGTGTGGTCGACCGGGTGATCGAGACCGGTCAGGACCCCCGCCGGTTCACCGAGGACCTGCTCCGCCGGCTGCGCGACCTGGTCATCGTCGCCGCCGTCCCCGACGCCCCGGCCAGCGGGCTGATCGACGTCTCCGAGGACCAGGCCGACCGGCTGGTGGCCCAGGCCGCCCGGTTCGGCCCGGCCGAGCTGAGCCGCGCCGCCGACCTCGTCGCCACCGGGCTCACCGAGATGCGCGGGGCCACGGCGCCACGGCTGCTGCTCGAGCTGATCTGCGCCCGCGTGCTGCTGCCCGGCGCCGACTCCTCCGAGGCCGGCGTGCTGGCCCGGGTCGACCGGCTCGAGAAGCGGGCCGCGATCGCGGGCGGCGCACCCAGCCCGGCACCGGTCCGGGAGGACCCCGCACCCGAGGCGGCCCAGCACCCCGTGCAGCCCGTGGACGAGGAGCCCACGCCGCCGCCCGAGCCCGTCGCGGAGGCGGCGCCCCCGCCGCCCCCACCGCCGGCGCCCGACCCGGAGCCGGTGGTGCCTCCCGCGCCCGTCAGTGAGGAGCCGGCCGTGCCGGCCGCCGCCACGTCCGGCGGGCTCAGCCTCGTCGAGGTACGCCGGCTGTGGCCCGACGTGGTCGAGGCCACCAAGCTGCGGCGCCGGGTGGCGTGGATGCACCTCACCCAGAACTCCCAGGTCGTCGCCGTCGACGGCAACGTGCTCACGCTCGGCTTCTCCAACGTCGGCGCGCGTGACTCCTTCGTCAACGGCGGCTGCGACGAGATCCTCCGGCAGGCGGCCATCGACGTGGCCGGTGTCGACTGGACGGTCGAGGCCATCGTCGACCCGGGAGCGGGTGGCCAACCGGTCGCCGAGTCCTCGGCGCCCGCGTCACCCCCGGCGGGCGAGGACGCCCCGCCCCCGCCGCGGCCGGCGGCCGACTCCAGCGCCGCGGCCCGCGAGGCGATCCGCGAGACCCGCCCGGCCGGGCCCCCCGATGCCGACGACGGCCGCCCGTCGGCCGAGGCCGACCAGGCCGTCCATCCCGACGACCCCGAGGCGGACAGCAGCGGCCTCGCCGGAGCCGAGCTGCTCCAGCGCGAGCTCGGCGCCGAGGTGATCGAGGAGATCCGTCATTCCTGA
- a CDS encoding WXG100 family type VII secretion target: protein MSSNEMGMGEGTLTKAAGLVAEAKQDFDRLSGKLEGQIAALQGKWAGAGGQAFFTLHRAWTEKQKVIVSALNEFEGALVGTEKDAMGTDDAQATNYSRNLNRLGG, encoded by the coding sequence ATGTCGAGCAACGAGATGGGAATGGGCGAGGGCACGCTCACCAAGGCGGCCGGGCTGGTGGCCGAGGCCAAGCAGGACTTCGACCGCCTCAGCGGCAAGCTCGAGGGCCAGATCGCCGCCCTGCAGGGCAAGTGGGCGGGCGCCGGGGGCCAGGCCTTCTTCACCCTCCACCGGGCGTGGACGGAGAAGCAGAAGGTGATCGTGAGCGCGCTCAACGAGTTCGAGGGCGCCCTCGTCGGCACCGAGAAGGACGCGATGGGCACCGATGACGCCCAGGCCACCAACTACAGCCGCAACCTCAACCGCCTCGGCGGCTGA
- the eccB gene encoding type VII secretion protein EccB, whose translation MATKKDLVEAYAFSRRRLVTAFVSGAPGGREVEPARPGRSVVGGLALGVLLMAGAAIAGIFTTNVDPAWAEQPGLVVSKEEAAVYVITRSSSDPVLHPVLNITSAKLILGSDQEPQVIPDSYIDDETIGSDVGIFGAPSDVPDVGRLIPSGWTGCADGRQLRLSVSGQDTATTSPPDAGMLVRVENRRYVVALGRPDDDGLARAHSYEVPRDRRAENLLRALGLEDFDAKRVSQEWLDLLPTGGRLDRDAFGLDVSAPPLDIAEAGRPVPVGAIVTAPDGTAFLATQDGLEVLDEFARRVYEQGRAERTQVVELDSAPPPTAGRPTYREAAWPTTTLAQVFGEACLRLVTDAGSTPRVEVVEDPADGAAASGSDGLSVSVDDGHGAYVLAGGWDDTDSGQPFVVDAKGFAYPLGSVSDAELLGYADYPVRVVPDPWIELFRPGVELSANAALCEPQVEATGC comes from the coding sequence GTGGCCACCAAGAAGGACCTGGTCGAGGCCTATGCCTTCAGCCGGCGCCGCCTCGTCACCGCCTTCGTCTCGGGGGCGCCCGGCGGCCGCGAGGTCGAGCCGGCGCGGCCGGGTCGCTCCGTCGTCGGCGGCCTCGCCCTCGGCGTGCTCCTCATGGCGGGAGCCGCGATCGCCGGCATCTTCACCACCAACGTCGACCCCGCGTGGGCCGAGCAGCCGGGGCTGGTCGTCTCCAAGGAGGAGGCGGCGGTCTACGTCATCACCCGGTCGAGCAGCGACCCCGTGCTCCACCCGGTCCTCAACATCACCTCCGCCAAGCTGATCCTCGGCAGCGACCAGGAGCCCCAGGTCATCCCCGACTCCTACATCGACGACGAGACGATCGGCTCCGACGTCGGGATCTTCGGGGCTCCCTCTGACGTGCCCGACGTCGGGCGGCTCATCCCGAGCGGCTGGACCGGATGCGCCGACGGCCGCCAGCTGCGGCTGAGCGTGTCCGGGCAGGACACCGCGACGACCAGCCCACCCGACGCCGGCATGCTGGTCAGGGTCGAGAACCGCCGCTACGTGGTCGCGCTCGGACGCCCCGACGACGACGGCCTCGCGCGGGCCCACAGCTACGAGGTCCCGCGCGACCGCCGCGCCGAGAACCTGCTCCGTGCCCTCGGCCTGGAGGACTTCGACGCCAAGCGGGTCAGCCAGGAGTGGCTCGACCTGCTGCCCACGGGTGGTCGCCTCGACCGCGACGCCTTCGGACTCGACGTCAGCGCCCCGCCTCTCGACATCGCCGAGGCCGGACGGCCGGTGCCGGTGGGTGCGATCGTCACCGCTCCGGACGGCACCGCCTTCCTCGCGACCCAGGACGGGTTGGAGGTGCTCGACGAGTTCGCCCGCCGCGTCTACGAGCAGGGCCGCGCCGAGCGGACCCAGGTGGTCGAGCTCGACAGCGCACCACCGCCGACCGCTGGTCGGCCGACCTACCGCGAGGCCGCCTGGCCGACGACCACGCTGGCGCAGGTGTTCGGGGAAGCCTGCCTGCGGCTGGTCACCGATGCGGGCAGCACGCCCCGGGTGGAGGTCGTCGAGGACCCCGCCGACGGTGCCGCGGCGTCGGGCAGCGACGGCCTGTCGGTGTCCGTCGACGACGGGCACGGCGCCTACGTCCTGGCAGGCGGCTGGGACGACACCGACAGCGGGCAGCCGTTCGTGGTCGACGCCAAGGGGTTCGCCTACCCGCTCGGCAGCGTGTCCGACGCTGAGCTGCTGGGCTACGCCGACTACCCCGTCCGCGTCGTCCCCGACCCGTGGATCGAGCTCTTCCGCCCCGGCGTGGAGCTCTCCGCCAACGCGGCACTCTGCGAGCCGCAGGTGGAGGCGACCGGGTGCTGA
- a CDS encoding aspartate kinase, with protein sequence MGIVVQKYGGSSVADATGIKRVAQRIVNTKRAGHDVVVVVSAMGDTTDELRDLAEQVSPLPPPRELDMLLTAGERISMALVAMAIAQLGHKAQSFTGSQAGVITDSAHGKAKIIDITPGRIENAIRDDAIAIVAGFQGVSQDTKDITTLGRGASDTTAVALAAALGADVCEIYSDVDGVFTADPRIVPSARKLDRVSTEEMLELAASGAKILHLRCVEYARRYDMPVHVRSSFSQKEGTWIIPDASVDRGEEMEQAIIAGVAHDRSEAKITVVGVPDKVGEAARIFEALASAEINIDMVVQNVSAAATGLTDISFTLPRADGQTAMGALARIQTEVGYDKLLFDDQIGKVSLVGAGMRSHPGITATFFAALASAGVNIEMISTSEIRISVIVDQSQVDAAVQATHTAFDLDADEIEAVVYGGTGR encoded by the coding sequence GTGGGCATTGTCGTGCAGAAGTACGGCGGATCGTCGGTCGCCGACGCGACCGGCATCAAGCGCGTCGCCCAACGCATCGTCAACACCAAGCGGGCCGGGCACGACGTGGTCGTCGTGGTCTCCGCCATGGGCGACACCACCGACGAGCTGCGCGACCTCGCCGAGCAGGTCAGCCCGCTGCCGCCGCCACGCGAGCTCGACATGCTGCTGACCGCCGGGGAGCGGATCTCGATGGCGCTGGTCGCGATGGCGATCGCCCAGCTCGGCCACAAGGCGCAGTCGTTCACCGGTTCGCAGGCGGGCGTGATCACCGACTCCGCCCACGGCAAGGCGAAGATCATCGACATCACCCCGGGCCGCATCGAGAACGCGATCCGCGACGACGCGATCGCCATCGTGGCCGGGTTCCAGGGCGTCTCCCAGGACACCAAGGACATCACCACGTTGGGCCGGGGAGCCTCCGACACCACGGCGGTCGCGCTCGCCGCCGCACTCGGGGCCGACGTGTGCGAGATCTACTCCGACGTCGACGGCGTCTTCACGGCCGACCCCCGCATCGTCCCCTCCGCCCGCAAGCTCGACCGCGTCTCCACCGAGGAGATGCTCGAGCTGGCCGCCTCCGGGGCCAAGATCCTCCACCTGCGGTGCGTCGAGTACGCCCGCCGCTACGACATGCCCGTCCACGTCCGCTCGTCCTTCTCGCAGAAGGAGGGGACCTGGATCATCCCCGACGCCAGCGTCGACCGAGGAGAAGAGATGGAACAGGCGATCATCGCCGGAGTGGCCCACGACCGGAGCGAGGCCAAGATCACCGTGGTCGGGGTCCCCGACAAGGTCGGCGAGGCGGCCCGGATCTTCGAGGCGCTCGCCTCGGCGGAGATCAACATCGACATGGTGGTCCAGAACGTGTCCGCGGCCGCGACTGGGCTCACCGACATCTCCTTCACCCTGCCCCGGGCCGACGGCCAGACCGCGATGGGCGCACTGGCCAGGATCCAGACCGAGGTCGGCTACGACAAGCTGCTCTTCGACGACCAGATCGGCAAGGTGTCGTTGGTCGGTGCGGGCATGCGCTCCCACCCCGGCATCACCGCCACCTTCTTCGCCGCCCTCGCCAGCGCCGGCGTCAACATCGAGATGATCTCCACCTCGGAGATCAGGATCTCGGTGATCGTCGACCAGTCCCAGGTCGATGCGGCCGTGCAGGCGACCCACACCGCCTTCGACCTCGACGCCGACGAGATCGAGGCGGTCGTCTACGGCGGGACCGGCCGGTGA
- a CDS encoding acyl-CoA dehydrogenase family protein has product MTSTALPPFDPIDPAGIDDLLSVEERAVRDTVRRFCEDRVLPHVATWFDDAEIPDARGLTKELGSHGLLGMHLTGYGCAGMSATAYGLACLELEAADSGVRSLVSVQGSLAMYPIWRFGSEEQKQEWLPRMAAGEAVGCFGLTEPDAGSDPGSMRTRARRDGDDWVLDGRKLWITNGSLADVAVVWAQTDEWIRGFVVPTRTPGFSAHDIEHKLSLRASTTSELVLDGVRLPATAVLPEVVGLKGPLSCLNEARFGITWGAMGAARASYAAAVSYARERTQFGRPIGGFQLTQQKLADMAVEYTLGVMLALHLARRKEAGTLRPEQVSLGKLNNVRKALEICRTARTVLGANGISLEYPVIRHAANLESVLTYEGTVEMHTLVLGQAITGESAFR; this is encoded by the coding sequence ATGACGAGCACCGCACTGCCTCCGTTCGACCCGATCGACCCCGCGGGGATCGACGACCTGCTGTCGGTGGAGGAGCGGGCCGTGCGCGACACGGTGCGCCGGTTCTGCGAGGACCGGGTGCTGCCGCACGTGGCGACCTGGTTCGACGATGCCGAGATCCCGGATGCCCGCGGGCTGACCAAGGAGCTCGGGTCGCACGGGCTGCTGGGGATGCACCTGACCGGCTACGGCTGCGCCGGCATGAGCGCGACGGCGTACGGGCTGGCATGCCTGGAGCTCGAGGCAGCCGACTCCGGCGTGAGGTCGCTGGTGTCGGTGCAGGGGTCGCTCGCGATGTACCCGATCTGGCGCTTCGGCTCCGAGGAGCAGAAGCAGGAGTGGCTGCCCCGGATGGCGGCGGGGGAGGCGGTCGGTTGCTTCGGACTCACCGAGCCCGATGCCGGGTCGGACCCGGGCAGCATGCGGACCCGCGCCCGCCGCGACGGTGACGACTGGGTGCTCGACGGGCGCAAGCTCTGGATCACCAACGGCTCGCTCGCCGACGTCGCGGTCGTGTGGGCGCAGACCGACGAGTGGATCCGCGGCTTCGTGGTGCCGACCAGGACGCCGGGGTTCTCGGCTCACGACATCGAGCACAAGCTGTCGCTGCGCGCCTCGACCACCAGCGAGCTCGTCCTCGACGGCGTCCGGCTGCCGGCGACCGCCGTCCTGCCCGAGGTGGTGGGGCTCAAGGGGCCGTTGTCGTGCCTCAACGAGGCTCGCTTCGGGATCACGTGGGGGGCGATGGGCGCCGCCCGGGCCTCGTACGCCGCCGCAGTCTCCTACGCCCGCGAGCGCACCCAGTTCGGCCGGCCGATCGGCGGCTTCCAGCTCACCCAGCAGAAGCTGGCCGACATGGCGGTCGAGTACACCCTCGGCGTCATGCTCGCCCTGCACCTGGCCCGGCGAAAGGAGGCCGGGACCCTGCGGCCGGAGCAGGTGAGCCTCGGCAAGCTCAACAACGTCCGCAAGGCGCTGGAGATCTGCCGGACCGCGCGGACCGTGCTCGGCGCCAACGGGATCTCGCTGGAGTACCCCGTGATCCGGCACGCCGCCAACCTCGAGTCGGTGCTGACCTACGAGGGCACCGTCGAGATGCACACGCTCGTCCTCGGCCAGGCGATCACCGGCGAGTCCGCCTTCCGCTGA
- the recR gene encoding recombination mediator RecR, whose protein sequence is MYEGIVQDLIDELGRLPGVGPKSAQRIAFHLLQAEPADVRRLADVLVEVKAKVRFCNTCFNVSEAEQCRICSDPRRDGTLLCVVEEYKDVVAIERTREFRGRYHVLGGAISPIDGIGPDQLRIKELLQRLADGTVTEVILATDPNLEGEATATYLTRLLRDVGLRVTRLASGLPVGGDLEYADEVTLGRAFAGRRSADD, encoded by the coding sequence ATGTACGAGGGCATCGTCCAGGACCTCATCGACGAGCTCGGCCGGCTGCCCGGGGTCGGGCCGAAGAGCGCCCAGCGGATCGCGTTCCACCTGCTGCAGGCCGAGCCCGCCGACGTACGCCGCCTCGCCGATGTGCTGGTGGAGGTCAAGGCGAAGGTCCGCTTCTGCAACACCTGCTTCAACGTCTCCGAGGCCGAGCAGTGCCGGATCTGCAGCGACCCGCGCCGCGACGGCACGCTGCTCTGCGTGGTCGAGGAGTACAAGGACGTCGTCGCCATCGAGCGGACCCGCGAGTTCCGTGGTCGCTACCACGTTCTCGGCGGGGCGATCTCGCCCATCGACGGCATCGGTCCCGACCAGCTGCGCATCAAGGAGCTGCTCCAGCGGCTCGCAGACGGCACGGTCACCGAGGTGATCCTGGCCACCGACCCCAACCTCGAGGGGGAGGCGACCGCGACCTACCTCACGCGGCTGCTGCGGGACGTGGGGTTGCGCGTGACGCGCCTGGCGAGTGGACTGCCCGTAGGAGGGGACCTCGAGTACGCCGACGAGGTCACCCTGGGACGAGCGTTCGCAGGGAGGCGGTCAGCCGATGACTGA
- the eccD gene encoding type VII secretion integral membrane protein EccD → MSQAPAGASGLVKVTVTSGTRRVDLVVPAAVPVAELLPELARSVGLLDGPTVYGGYRLVTPEGRELAPDASLTMQGVEDGVVLAVAAGVDDEPPRVYDDVVEAMTDVVERDLRPWQPAAGRRTALGAAALLLALGAVALLIQTGAVAATAAALVALGLLAGAVVLSRAQDEPEAAVAVAWMGSGYAAVAGLLLAGGDGPAGAPMAYAGAGALLAGLVALVGLGAGRPLAIPPVVVGSIFVATGLVMQVAAFDAGVVLTTVLVLVVVAGSVFPWLALGATGTRVDQLYTVADITADPHDVEAAAVGTDARVAHEILVAVTGTVGLLLVLVAPLAVGLGLWGTLTALMCCGVVMLRTRQYRVGSEVLVGLVSGVLGLATIATAVLWLHPGWRPTAAVALAAVGAVLLVATLLPGTPSVRRGRLGDVAETVALVSLPPLLVLATGVFSAIRS, encoded by the coding sequence ATGAGCCAGGCGCCCGCCGGTGCCTCCGGTCTGGTGAAGGTGACCGTCACCTCCGGCACCCGACGCGTCGACCTGGTGGTGCCCGCGGCCGTGCCCGTGGCCGAGCTGCTGCCCGAGCTCGCGCGCAGCGTGGGCCTGCTCGACGGCCCCACCGTCTACGGCGGCTACCGCCTGGTGACGCCGGAGGGCCGTGAGCTCGCCCCCGACGCCAGCCTGACCATGCAGGGCGTCGAGGACGGCGTCGTGCTCGCGGTCGCCGCCGGCGTCGACGACGAGCCACCCCGGGTCTACGACGACGTCGTCGAGGCGATGACCGACGTCGTCGAGCGTGACCTCCGGCCCTGGCAGCCGGCTGCCGGCCGGCGTACCGCCCTGGGGGCGGCGGCGTTGCTGCTGGCCCTCGGTGCGGTCGCCCTGCTGATCCAGACCGGCGCGGTGGCGGCGACGGCGGCGGCCCTGGTCGCCCTGGGTCTCCTCGCCGGCGCCGTCGTGCTCTCCCGCGCGCAGGACGAGCCCGAGGCCGCGGTCGCGGTCGCCTGGATGGGCAGCGGCTACGCCGCGGTCGCGGGCCTGCTGCTCGCCGGCGGTGACGGCCCGGCCGGGGCGCCCATGGCGTACGCCGGCGCCGGGGCCCTGCTCGCGGGGCTGGTGGCACTGGTCGGCCTCGGCGCCGGGCGCCCGCTCGCCATCCCGCCGGTCGTGGTGGGCTCGATCTTCGTGGCCACCGGCCTGGTGATGCAGGTGGCCGCCTTCGACGCCGGCGTCGTGCTCACCACGGTGCTCGTCCTCGTGGTCGTGGCCGGCAGCGTCTTCCCCTGGCTGGCCCTCGGCGCGACCGGCACACGCGTCGACCAGCTCTACACCGTCGCCGACATCACCGCCGATCCCCACGACGTCGAGGCCGCGGCGGTGGGAACCGACGCCCGCGTGGCCCACGAGATCCTGGTCGCCGTGACCGGCACGGTCGGGCTGCTGCTGGTGCTCGTGGCACCGCTCGCGGTGGGGCTGGGGCTCTGGGGCACGCTCACCGCGCTGATGTGCTGCGGCGTGGTGATGCTGCGGACCCGCCAGTACCGCGTCGGGTCGGAGGTGCTGGTCGGCCTCGTCTCCGGGGTGCTCGGGCTCGCCACGATCGCGACGGCCGTGCTGTGGCTCCACCCCGGCTGGCGACCGACCGCTGCCGTGGCGCTGGCCGCGGTCGGCGCGGTGCTGCTCGTGGCGACCCTGCTGCCCGGCACCCCGTCCGTGCGCCGTGGCCGGCTGGGCGACGTGGCCGAGACGGTCGCCCTGGTCTCGCTGCCGCCGCTGCTGGTGCTGGCCACGGGTGTCTTCTCGGCGATCAGGAGCTGA
- a CDS encoding YbaB/EbfC family nucleoid-associated protein: MTQNPFDALGGGGFDMNALLQQAQQMQEQLESAQAQLAETEVEGTVAGGAVTVKVNGVGELVGVQIKAGGFDGSDADDLSDLGDMIVAAYRDAKAQADSMASEVLGPLAGGGGLPGGGLPGLGQ; the protein is encoded by the coding sequence ATGACCCAGAACCCCTTCGACGCCCTCGGGGGCGGTGGCTTCGACATGAACGCCCTGCTCCAGCAGGCCCAGCAGATGCAGGAGCAGCTCGAGAGCGCGCAGGCGCAGCTGGCCGAGACCGAGGTCGAGGGCACCGTCGCCGGCGGCGCCGTGACCGTCAAGGTCAACGGCGTCGGCGAGCTCGTCGGCGTCCAGATCAAGGCCGGCGGCTTCGACGGCTCCGACGCCGACGACCTGTCCGACCTCGGCGACATGATCGTCGCCGCCTACCGCGACGCGAAGGCCCAGGCCGACTCGATGGCCTCCGAGGTGCTGGGGCCGCTCGCCGGCGGCGGTGGCCTGCCCGGCGGCGGGCTGCCCGGCCTGGGGCAGTAG